CAATCCCCACCAGCCGGGCTGCGGCTACCCTTTCAAGGCCCTGGCCGCGGTGGGCGTGGCCTGGAAACTGCTGGAGGCGCTGGGCTGGCGTCAGCTGGAGCGCGGGCTGGACCTGGTGGCCCTGGGCACCGTGGCGGACATGGCCCAGTTGACCGGCGAGAACCGGCTGCTGATCCGGCGCGGGTTGGAGGTGATCCGCGGCGGCGGCCGGCCGGGCCTGGAGGCCCTGCTGGCGCTGCCCGGCGTGCGTCCGCCCCAGGGCGGCGTGGACGCCCGCACCTTGGGCTGGCAGCTGGGGCCGCGCATCAACTGCGCCGGCCGGCTGGCCGGAGCCGAGCTGGCCTTTCGCCTGCTGGACGGCGGCGACCGGCGCGAGACCGAGGCCCTGGCCGCGCAGCTGGACGCCCTGAACCAGGAGCGCCGCCGCGTGCAGGACGAGGCCGTGGCCCAGGCCGAGCACGCGTTGAGGGACGCGGGCGAGCTGCCGGCCATCCTGATCTTCGTGGGCGCGGACTGGCACCTGGGCGTGATCGGGCTGATCGCCGGGCGCCTCTGCCAGAGCTGGGAGCGGCCCGTGCTGGTGCTCAGCCGCGTGCTGGGCAACGGGCTGGTGAAGGGCTCGGCGCGCAGCGTGCCCGGGTTGAACATCACCGAAGCCATCGCGCGTCAGCGCGACCTGCTGGTGGACTTCGGCGGCCACGCGGAGGCGGCGGGCCTGACCCTGCGCGAGGAACACCTGCGCGAGTTCATGGCCCGGCTGGGGGAGAACCTGGAGGAGCGCGCTCCGGACCTGCCCGTGCCCGAGCTGCGCGTGGACAGCGCCGTGGCCATGTCCGAGCTGACCCTCTCGCTGCCTGCCGAGCTGGAGGTGCTGGAGCCCTGCGGCACGGGCAATCCGCGGCCCCGGCTGGGCTTGTTCGGTGCCCAGGTGGAGCGGGTGTTCCAGATGTCGCAAGGCAAGCACCTCAAGCTCTGGCTGCAGGCGGAAGGGCGGCGGGCGGAGGCCGTCTGGTGGAAGCACGGCCCCCAAGCGGAGCGGATCCGCTACGGCCAGCAGGTGGACGTGGTCTTCGAACTGGGCCTGAACCACTGGAATGGCCGCACGGAACTGCAGCTGGTGCTGGAGGACCTGCGGCCCGCCGAGGCGCTGACGGGCGCGCCGCTGTCCGCTCCATCCGCCGGTCTGGAAATCCCCCATGTCTGACACCTCGCGCCTGCTGCGCCGCTACCTGGACCACTGTCGCTACGAGCGCGGTCTGGCGGAGAACACGCTCTCCGCCTACGAGCACGATTTGCTGCGCTATTTCGAGGCGCTGGAGCTGCAGGGCCTGGGGCCGCTGGAGGTGGACATCCGCGGGCTGGAGCGCTACTTGGTCTGGGTCAACGAACTGGGCCTCTCCGTGCGCAGCCAGTCCCGGGCAGTGAGCGTTCTGCGCGGCTTCCACGCCTGGCTGGCGGCGGAGAACCTG
This genomic stretch from Candidatus Delongbacteria bacterium harbors:
- the recJ gene encoding single-stranded-DNA-specific exonuclease RecJ, which encodes MRPRWQVQSGPWEPGGVAARILRRRGLDPAAERQHDPFLMLDMDRAVERIQRAIRERERILVFGDYDADGVTSAALLRQGLADLGATVAVRLPHRVEEGYGLQVSQMREILDGPTDLLVTADNGTSALEPLELAAREGLDVIVVDHHSLTGPRPPVVALLNPHQPGCGYPFKALAAVGVAWKLLEALGWRQLERGLDLVALGTVADMAQLTGENRLLIRRGLEVIRGGGRPGLEALLALPGVRPPQGGVDARTLGWQLGPRINCAGRLAGAELAFRLLDGGDRRETEALAAQLDALNQERRRVQDEAVAQAEHALRDAGELPAILIFVGADWHLGVIGLIAGRLCQSWERPVLVLSRVLGNGLVKGSARSVPGLNITEAIARQRDLLVDFGGHAEAAGLTLREEHLREFMARLGENLEERAPDLPVPELRVDSAVAMSELTLSLPAELEVLEPCGTGNPRPRLGLFGAQVERVFQMSQGKHLKLWLQAEGRRAEAVWWKHGPQAERIRYGQQVDVVFELGLNHWNGRTELQLVLEDLRPAEALTGAPLSAPSAGLEIPHV